The genomic interval CGACGGCCCCTTCGGTCGGACCTTCACCTTCGCCGACCCCGACGGCTACCAGGTCACGCTCCACGACCGCGCCTGATCGGCCGAGCATCACCGTACGACCATCAGTGGTCGCGACCCGGGCCCACGCGCGCAGTTGCGTCCCGACCACGCCGTGTTGCTCTGTCGAGCCGCGTCATCGCACGTGAAAAACCCGACGACGTCGGCCGCCCTCCCCGGGATACTGGGAGCCCATGGATGAGGTCGAAGTCGTCGTCGCCCATTCCGAGCGCGCGACACTGCGCGTCGGCGATGTGTTCGTGAAGGTGGACGCCGATCAGGCGCGCCTCGACGCCGAGGTGGAGGCGATGGCCCTCGCGCCGGTCCCCACCCCGGAGGTCCTGTGGCGCAAGCCGCACGTGCTCGCGATCGCGGCACTCCCAGGGGTGACGCTTGGAACCCTCGGCGGGCCGTCGACCGGGTCGCCGACGGCATGGGCCGCGGCGGGCGCCGCCATCCGGAAGTTGCACGAGGCGCCGCTTCCGCCACGCCCCGGCCAGGCCGGCCGGAACATCACCGCGCTGGCGGCGGAACTCGACGACGAGTGCGAGCGGCTCGTGACCACCGGCCTCCTGCCGGCGGACCTGGTCACCCGAAACCGCCAGATCGCCGAGGCCGCGTTCCGGCCGTGGACTCCGGCCTTCACTCACGGCGACCTGCAGATCGCGCACGTCTTCGTCGACGGCGACGAGGTCACGGGCATCATCGACTGGTCCGAGGCGGGCCAGGGTGATCCGTTGTACGATCTCGCCACCTTCACGCTCGGACACGAGGAGCACCTTGCCGATGTCATCGCCGGCTATGGCGCTGCCGTCGACCTCGCCGTGATCCAGGCGTGGTGGTCGTTGCGAAGCCTGCTGATCGTGCGCTGGCTGAGCGAGCACGGCTTCGACCCGTTCGCGCCGGGTTGCGAGGTCGACGTGCTGAGATCCCACATGTGAGTAGCCCTGGTGCGTGAAGTCCCTCTGATCGGCTGTCCAACATCGGCTTCAGCAGGAGGTAGTCGTGGCCCTGCGTCGGCACACGTATCAAGTACTGCCTACCAGGCGGATGCAGGGGACCGGTGTGCCCTGGCCGCATGACGTGCGCGTCGCGCTCCCTCCGTCGTACGAGCACGGTGACCGCAGTTACCCCGTCCTGTGGGTGACAGACGCGTCCCTCAGCTTCCCGCTCACCGTCGGCCTGATGAACTGGCTCCACACCGTGCAGGAGGTCGCTGAGCTCATCGTGATCGGCGTCGGCGCTCCCGACGAGAGTGATCCCGCCGAGTTCGGTGCGCGTCGCACGCACGACTTCTATGCGATGCCGAGATGGGTCAATGCCGGGCTCGGTGGCACGCACATGGAGGCACTGTCCAGCGAAAGACCGACGGGCGGCGGCGGCGCCGATGCCATGCTGTCGTTCCTGGTCGACGAGGTGCGCCAGCGGCTGGCGAGCGAGTTCCGGTTCGACGACGACCACGGTCTCGTCGGGTTCTCCGGCGGCGGACACTTCGTCGGCTTCGCTCTGCTCTCCCGGCCGGCGGCCTTCGGCCGCTATCTGGCCAGTAGCCCTGCCCTCAGCGGATGTGAGGATCTGCTGTTCACGCTGGAGGCCGACTATGCCGCGACCCACGACGACCTGGTGGCGAAGGTCTTCCTCGGCGCGGGCGAGGCGGAGCTGACCGATCCCTTCGTTGTCGCGGCCGACATCGTCGGGTCGATGACCCGCATGGCGCAGCTGCTGCGGCTGCGTGACTACCCGTCCCTCGAACTCACCGCCCGCCTGTACCCCAGGCAGACCCACGGGTCGGCGTTGTCGTACGCGTTGAACGAGGGCCTGCGCACGCTGTACCCCTTCACGGACTCTTGGGCTTGAGAGTGCTGCCGGGGCGGAGTGTGCCGTTCTCGTCGAGGTCGTTCAGTACGCCGGACAGCCCGACGTGCAGCATCTTCCGCCGGACGTGGCCCAGGATCTGGCTCATCATCCATGAGGCGGTGACCGCCGACGTCCGCCGCGCTGCCCACCTCCTCGACGCCGGCCTCGCCTCGTTCGAAGGCGCCGCTCCGACCGGCTGACGTGCAGCCCAGGCGCCCGCTGTTGTCGGCCCGGAGGTCCGAGGAGACGGTGGACGCCACCGAGCCGATGACGGCAGTTCGGCTGCATCTGCTGGACACGGCGGGACCGCGCGTCCATGGGACGCTCTGGCCCCCGACACCGGCGGATCCGAATCCGAAGTCGAGGCGGCAGCCCGTGCTCGCGCTGCGGCGGCCGCGACCGTCGGCCCACTCCAGGCCTGTCCAGTTCTGTCCTCGCCGCCTGCTGGGTTTCTTTGTGAGACCGACCGTATGCTGCCGCCATGAGGCGCACATCCTTCGCACACTGGCCCTGCTCGATCGCCCGCACCATGGACCTGCTCGGCGACTGGTGGACGCCGCTGGTGCTGCGGGAGGCCTTCTACGGGATCAAGCGGTTCGACGGATTCCAGGAGTCGCTCGGCATCGCACGCAACACGCTCACCGACCGCTTGCGGCGGCTTGTCGACGAAGGGCTGCTGGAGAAGCGGCCGTACCAGACCGAGCCGGTGCGCCACGACTACGTCCTCACCGAGAAGGGGCGCGACTTCTACGGCGTGCTGCTGGCGATGAACCGGTGGGGGGACCGGTGGCTCGCCGGTGAGGCGGGTCCGCCCGTCACCAGTTACCACGACGTCTGCGGCCAGGAGAGTCACGCCGAGGTGGTGTGCGCCGCCTGCGGCGAGCCGATGACCGCCGAGAACACCCATCCGAGGATGGGGCCTGGCTATCCGCCGCGCCTGGCCGAGCGACCGGACGTGAAGGAGCGGTTCGCCGGCTGACCGAGAGGCCCGGCCGACGCGCCGCACACGCTTGACAAGTGAGTCTATCTACACAACTTTGGTGGTCAGACCTGGGTCTGGGTCTGTCTGCTGATGGAGGAGGCTGGGCGTGGAGTGGACGGGCGCGCGCTATGCGGACAAGCCGACGGTGGAGGTGCCGATCTGGATCGCTGCCCCGCCCGAACGGGTGTGGGCGCTCGTGTCCGACATCGAGTTGATGCCTCGCCTGAGCTCCGAGTTGCAGTCGGTGGAGTGGCTGGACGGAGGCAAGGTGCCCGTGCTGGGGGCCCGCTTCGTGGGCCGGAGCAAGCATGAGGCCTTCGGTGAGTGGGCCACCATCTCCCACATCGTCGAGTACGAGCCCCTGAGGGTGTTCGCGTGGGCGGTGGAGGATCCGCAGTTCCCGTCAGCGATCTGGCGGTTCACGCTGGAGCCGCGGGACGGTGGCACGCTGCTGCGGCAGTGGATGCAGATGGGGCCGGGCCGTTCGGGCCTCTCCGTCGCCATCGACCGTATGCCGGAGAAGGAGCAGAAGATCGTCTTCGTGCGCATGCGCGAGTTCGAGAGCAACATCGGCACCACGCTTGAGGCGATCAAGAAGCTGGCGGAAGAGCCCGGAAAGGCGCGTGTGTGATGCGTACGTCCACCACCATCGAGGCTTCCGCGAACTGGCCGGAGACGGTCGACTTCGTCGTGGAGGCGGAGAAACTCGGCATGGACATCTGCTGGGTCGCGGAGGCCTGGGGAGCGGAGGCGCCGTCGCCGCTGGGTTACCTCGCCGCCAAAACCGAGCGCATGCTGCTCGGTTCCGCGATCATTCAGCTCGCCACCCGGACGCCGATGGCCATCGCCCGGGCCGCGATCACGCTGTCCAACCTCTCCGGGGGTCGCTTCCTTCTGGGGCTGGGCCCGTCCGGACCGCAGGTGATCGAAGGTCTGCACGGGGTGCCGTTCGCCCGGCCGCTGTCCCGGATGCGCGAGACGGTTGAGATCGTGCGTCAGGCCGCGTCGGGTGAGAAAGTCGCCTACTCCGGGCGGGAGTTCCAGATCCCGCTGCCCGGCGGGGAAGGCAAGCCCATGCGTCTGGCGATGCGCGCGGAGCACGAGATGCCGATCCACCTGGCGACGCTCTCGCCTAAGATGCTGCACCTGACAGGGGAGATCGCGGACGGCTGGCTGGGTACCAGCTTCGTGCCCGAGGGGGCCAAGGAGGCGTACTTCGACCACCTGGACGCGGGGCTCGTCGCTTCGGGACGTTCGCGTGCCGACTTCGACATCTGCCAGGGGGCGGAGGTGGCGTTCGCCGAGGACGAGGACGCGCTGCGGGCGATGGTGGCAGGTCGCAAGAAGGAGCTGGCGTTCAGCCTCGGCGGTATGGGCTCCGCGACGACGAACTTCTACAACAACGCCTACAGCCGCCAGGGTTGGGCCGAGGTCGCGGCCGAGGTCCGGGAACGCTGGCAGGCCGGGGACCGGGAGGGCGCGGCTGGTCTGGTCACCGACGACATGGTGCTGGCCACCACGCTGATCGGCACCGAGAACATGGTGCGGGAACGGCTGCGCGTATGGCGCGACGCCGGCGTCGACATCGTCCGCTTCTACCCCGCCGGCGAGACGCTGGACGCACGGCTCACCACCCTCGGCCGGGCCATCGACCTGGTCCGCGAGATCGAGATCGAGAGCGAAGGTGAGGCAGCACGCTGACAGCCCTTTGAACGGCGCTGAGTCGATCGTAAGTTCTGTGGCCCGACGTCGCCTACGCCGATTTCGCCCGTTCGGTGGGCTTGGGCGGGATGCGGATCGAGAAGCCGCAGGACGTGCAGGGCGCCTGGGAGACGGCGCTGGCAGCCGACCGGCCCTTCGTCCTGGACTTCCGCACCGACCCGGCGGTGCCGACCATCCCGCCGCACGCGTCCTTGGACCAGATCGAGGCGGCCGCGCTGTCCGTGCTCAAGGGCGACAGCGATCGCGCCGCCATGGTCCGGCAGGGCTTCAAGGCCAAGGTCCACGAAATGCTGCCCGGCCACCGCAACCGTGAGGACCGGCCCGGCACCTGAGAGGGCCGTTGACACGCCATGCGCAGGAAGGCGAACGGCACGCTGAGCTGGGACAGCACGGCCCCGGTGCCCTCGACCGTGCGGTGCGGTCCGGTCCGGTCACTGGGATCGCGGGTGGCCGGGGCTCGCGCAGTCACGGTCGAGGGCACCGTCGGCGAGTACGGCGTCAGTGCCAGTCGCTGATCTTCACGTCGCGCGGGTCGGGGGCCCCTTCCCCGCTCTCGAGGAGTTGCTTGAGACTCAGCAGGAAGGTGGCCCACTTGGTGCTGCAGTGGTGCATGAACTCGACCGGCTCACGCCAGCCCTCGTGCTTGAACAACACGATCGTGTAGTCACCGTCCTGACGGAGGTCCCACTGCACGCTGGTGCCGATCCATTCCTGCGGTCCGTCCACGACGTCCCAGCGGACGAGCCGGCCCGGATCGAGCTCGGTGACCTTCATGTCGAACCCGCCAGGCCCGAACCGGAACTCGATCACGTCGTCCAGGCCGGTGCTCCCGGACGTCTTCTCGGTCCACCAGCCGGACAAGCCGTCCAGGGTGGTCAGCGCCTCGTACACCTGCTGCGGCGAGGAGTGTTCGACGCCGATGCGGTGAAGGATGTCTGGCATCTTCCTGTTCCTCTCTACTGTGTCTTGTCGGTCTCGCTGCCCGTGTCCCTGCCGCGCTGGATGGTCTCGGCGATGCGCTTGATGCGCTGGAGACGGGAGTCCCAGGCAGCGCCGACGTCGGCGAGCTGGGCGACGGCGCGGGCGAGCTGAGCCTGGTCGACACGGAACTGCTTCTCACGGCCGGCGGTGGTGGCGTGCACCAGGCCGACTCGGTCGAGGACGAGGAGGTGTTTGGCCACCGCCTGACGGGTCACCGGCAGTTGCTCGCTCAGGCTGGTCGCCGTCCCACTGCCTTCGCTCAGCAACAGGTCCAGCATCCGGCGCCGGGTCGGGTCGCCGACCGCCGACCAGAGCTCGTCGTCCACCCTCACGCTCGACCACCAGCTCCGACCTTCGCGGCGTAAGCCGGCAGCCGCGGCAGGTAGAAGTCCCAGCCGGAGGCGTGCTCGGCGTACCTGGCGGCAACCTTCGCCTCGTCCCAGCCGCGCTCGCGGAAGCCGCTCTCGGTCATCCGCAGGAGCGTCCCTGTCCCGGCGGGCGTGAGCTCGAAGACGACGAGGTTCGAGTTGCCGCGGGCGGCCGACTCTCCCTCCTCGTGGGTCCAGCGGAAGGAGAAGAGCCGCGGTGGCACGGCGTCGACGACCGTGAACTGCACCCAGGTGCCGCCCTGCGAGCAGTCCCCGAAGCCGATCCGGCCCGTTCCTCCGGGCACGGCCGGGAACTCCGCCTCGTCCGGCCACCACTCGCGCAGGTGCTCGGGATTGCTCACCACGTCGAACACGACCTCGGGTGAGGCGTCGATGTGGATCTCCCGCTCGATTGTTCCGAATTCCATGCCCGCCACCTTCTGCAACGTTTGGTTGCACATCAAGTTAGTCGATGCACAGGAAACGTGCAACCGTTAGTTGCGCGATGATGGGGTCCGACTCGGTGACTGATCGGTGAGACGGCCGGCCGTCCACGATCACGCCGCTTCCTTGAGGGGTACGTCCTCGGGGACGGGGGGCTGACGCCGCGGCATGAGCAGCGTCGTTCCGGCGGCCAGTGCGACGGTGACGCAGCACAGGTTCATCATCGTCACGACCCCCAGCGCCTCACTCAGCAGTGAGCCGGCCAGCATGCCCGACAAGGAGGCCGCCGCCTGGAGGAATCCGTTGGTGGCGCTGACCCTGCCCAGTACGGCGTCAGGGGTGTGACGGGCGACG from Streptomyces sp. CC0208 carries:
- a CDS encoding winged helix-turn-helix domain-containing protein; its protein translation is MRVDDELWSAVGDPTRRRMLDLLLSEGSGTATSLSEQLPVTRQAVAKHLLVLDRVGLVHATTAGREKQFRVDQAQLARAVAQLADVGAAWDSRLQRIKRIAETIQRGRDTGSETDKTQ
- a CDS encoding SRPBCC family protein — its product is MEFGTIEREIHIDASPEVVFDVVSNPEHLREWWPDEAEFPAVPGGTGRIGFGDCSQGGTWVQFTVVDAVPPRLFSFRWTHEEGESAARGNSNLVVFELTPAGTGTLLRMTESGFRERGWDEAKVAARYAEHASGWDFYLPRLPAYAAKVGAGGRA
- a CDS encoding alpha/beta hydrolase-fold protein, with the protein product MPWPHDVRVALPPSYEHGDRSYPVLWVTDASLSFPLTVGLMNWLHTVQEVAELIVIGVGAPDESDPAEFGARRTHDFYAMPRWVNAGLGGTHMEALSSERPTGGGGADAMLSFLVDEVRQRLASEFRFDDDHGLVGFSGGGHFVGFALLSRPAAFGRYLASSPALSGCEDLLFTLEADYAATHDDLVAKVFLGAGEAELTDPFVVAADIVGSMTRMAQLLRLRDYPSLELTARLYPRQTHGSALSYALNEGLRTLYPFTDSWA
- a CDS encoding SRPBCC family protein yields the protein MEWTGARYADKPTVEVPIWIAAPPERVWALVSDIELMPRLSSELQSVEWLDGGKVPVLGARFVGRSKHEAFGEWATISHIVEYEPLRVFAWAVEDPQFPSAIWRFTLEPRDGGTLLRQWMQMGPGRSGLSVAIDRMPEKEQKIVFVRMREFESNIGTTLEAIKKLAEEPGKARV
- a CDS encoding SRPBCC domain-containing protein; the encoded protein is MPDILHRIGVEHSSPQQVYEALTTLDGLSGWWTEKTSGSTGLDDVIEFRFGPGGFDMKVTELDPGRLVRWDVVDGPQEWIGTSVQWDLRQDGDYTIVLFKHEGWREPVEFMHHCSTKWATFLLSLKQLLESGEGAPDPRDVKISDWH
- a CDS encoding helix-turn-helix domain-containing protein, translating into MRRTSFAHWPCSIARTMDLLGDWWTPLVLREAFYGIKRFDGFQESLGIARNTLTDRLRRLVDEGLLEKRPYQTEPVRHDYVLTEKGRDFYGVLLAMNRWGDRWLAGEAGPPVTSYHDVCGQESHAEVVCAACGEPMTAENTHPRMGPGYPPRLAERPDVKERFAG
- a CDS encoding phosphotransferase, producing MDEVEVVVAHSERATLRVGDVFVKVDADQARLDAEVEAMALAPVPTPEVLWRKPHVLAIAALPGVTLGTLGGPSTGSPTAWAAAGAAIRKLHEAPLPPRPGQAGRNITALAAELDDECERLVTTGLLPADLVTRNRQIAEAAFRPWTPAFTHGDLQIAHVFVDGDEVTGIIDWSEAGQGDPLYDLATFTLGHEEHLADVIAGYGAAVDLAVIQAWWSLRSLLIVRWLSEHGFDPFAPGCEVDVLRSHM
- a CDS encoding LLM class flavin-dependent oxidoreductase, whose protein sequence is MRTSTTIEASANWPETVDFVVEAEKLGMDICWVAEAWGAEAPSPLGYLAAKTERMLLGSAIIQLATRTPMAIARAAITLSNLSGGRFLLGLGPSGPQVIEGLHGVPFARPLSRMRETVEIVRQAASGEKVAYSGREFQIPLPGGEGKPMRLAMRAEHEMPIHLATLSPKMLHLTGEIADGWLGTSFVPEGAKEAYFDHLDAGLVASGRSRADFDICQGAEVAFAEDEDALRAMVAGRKKELAFSLGGMGSATTNFYNNAYSRQGWAEVAAEVRERWQAGDREGAAGLVTDDMVLATTLIGTENMVRERLRVWRDAGVDIVRFYPAGETLDARLTTLGRAIDLVREIEIESEGEAAR